Proteins co-encoded in one Arachis stenosperma cultivar V10309 chromosome 7, arast.V10309.gnm1.PFL2, whole genome shotgun sequence genomic window:
- the LOC130940230 gene encoding CBL-interacting serine/threonine-protein kinase 11-like gives MPEIEQAPPHAASATTNTSTSTVTTSALFGKYELGRLLGCGAFAKVYYARNVKTMQSVAIKVISKKKIMGTSLVSNVKREVSIMSKLNHPNIVKLHEVLATKTKIYFVLEFVKGGELFAKVSKGRFSEDLARKYFQQLISAVGYCHSRGVFHRDLKPENLLLDENGNLKVSDFGLSAVKDQVRFDGLLHTLCGTPAYVAPEILAKKGYDGAKVDVWSCGVILFVLAAGYLPFNDPNLMVMYKKIYKGEYRCPRWMSPDLRRFLSRVLDINPETRFTVDEITRDPWFRKGYKEIKFHEDWNLGSEDKVKELNAFDIISFSSGLNLSGLFVGGGASTSAAAEDTERLMLKGSVEAVLARVEEVAVAEGLIVRGLKECGVELEGQNGNFGLVVEVCRVTTNLVVVEATRKTGDLFGFRDMWRNKLTPKLLSNATTESDSISDSAETQSEISESKQVASV, from the exons ATGCCAGAGATCGAACAGGCGCCGCCGCATGCGGCGTCGGCAACTACTAACACCTCCACATCCACCGTCACCACCTCCGCCTTATTTGGAAAATACGAGCTAGGAAGACTCCTAGGATGCGGCGCGTTCGCGAAGGTTTACTACGCGCGGAACGTGAAAACGATGCAGAGCGTGGCGATAAAG GTGATAAGCAAGAAGAAGATAATGGGAACGTCGCTGGTTTCGAACGTGAAGCGCGAGGTTTCGATCATGAGCAAGCTCAACCACCCGAACATCGTGAAGCTGCACGAGGTGCTGGCTACGAAGACCAAGATCTATTTCGTGTTGGAGTTCGTTAAAGGCGGTGAGTTATTTGCTAAGGTTTCGAAAGGGAGGTTCAGCGAGGATCTCGCCCGCAAGTATTTCCAGCAGCTTATCTCCGCCGTAGGGTACTGCCACTCGCGCGGCGTTTTCCACCGTGATTTGAAGCCGGAGAATCTCTTGCTTGATGAGAATGGGAATCTCAAGGTCTCCGATTTTGGACTCAGTGCCGTCAAAGACCAG GTGAGGTTTGATGGGTTGTTGCACACGTTGTGTGGCACTCCGGCGTACGTGGCACCGGAGATTCTGGCAAAGAAGGGCTACGACGGTGCAAAGGTTGATGTATGGTCTTGTGGGGTGATTCTCTTTGTTCTTGCAGCAGGGTACCTACCTTTCAATGATCCAAACTTGATGGTGATGTACAAGAAGATCTACAAGGGGGAGTACCGGTGTCCACGGTGGATGTCACCAGATCTACGACGGTTCCTTTCAAGGGTTCTTGACATCAACCCCGAGACAAGGTTCACCGTTGATGAGATCACCAGGGACCCTTGGTTTAGAAAAGGCTACAAGGAGATCAAGTTTCATGAGGATTGGAATCTTGGGTCTGAGGACAAGGTGAAGGAATTGAATGCTTTTGATATAATCTCATTCTCTTCTGGTTTGAATCTTTCTGGATTGTTTGTTGGCGGTGGCGCCTCCACATCAGCGGCCGCCGAGGACACCGAGAGGCTCATGCTCAAGGGTTCAGTTGAGGCGGTTTTGGCTAGGGTGGAGGAGGTGGCTGTGGCAGAGGGGCTTATAGTGAGAGGGTTGAAAGAATGTGGTGTGGAGCTAGAGGGGCAAAATGGTAATTTCGGGCTTGTGGTGGAGGTTTGCCGGGTTACTACCAACCTGGTTGTGGTGGAGGCAACGAGGAAAACCGGGGATCTCTTCGGATTTAGGGATATGTGGAGGAACAAACTGACACCTAAGCTGTTAAGTAATGCTACCACAGAAAGTGATAGCATTTCTGATTCAGCAGAGACTCAATCGGAGATTTCCGAGTCTAAGCAAGTTGCTAGTGTCTGA